One segment of Synechocystis sp. PCC 7509 DNA contains the following:
- a CDS encoding GFA family protein → MEGQCLCSAVTIRTPDKKSIDACHCGMCRRWGGGPALVVSCGLEVQIEGVDKLKVYKSSEWAQRAFCSECGTHIFYRLLSTNEYFVPVGLFQDGLEFEFKEQIFIDRKPSYYEFANQTLNMTEAEIFTKFASSENI, encoded by the coding sequence ATGGAGGGTCAGTGCCTTTGCAGTGCGGTAACCATCAGAACGCCAGATAAAAAAAGCATAGATGCCTGTCATTGCGGGATGTGTCGGCGATGGGGAGGCGGACCAGCATTAGTTGTATCTTGCGGCTTAGAAGTGCAGATAGAGGGCGTTGATAAACTAAAAGTGTACAAGTCTTCAGAATGGGCGCAAAGAGCTTTTTGCAGTGAATGTGGTACGCATATTTTTTACAGGTTATTGTCTACCAATGAATATTTTGTCCCAGTAGGTCTTTTTCAAGATGGTCTTGAGTTTGAGTTCAAGGAGCAAATCTTTATCGACAGGAAACCTAGTTACTACGAATTTGCTAACCAAACCTTGAATATGACAGAAGCCGAAATATTCACCAAATTTGCGTCAAGTGAGAATATTTAA